A window of the Mucilaginibacter sp. cycad4 genome harbors these coding sequences:
- the map gene encoding type I methionyl aminopeptidase, with protein MSKINYKSVEEIELIRESSLLVSKTLGEIAKVIAPGVKTIELDKLAETFIRDNGGVPAFLNYHGFPYSLCISLNDQVVHGFPGSHVLTEGDLVSVDCGVVLNKYYGDSAYTFAIGEVSDQVKKLMRVTQECLKLGVEKAVVGMRIGDIGYAVQEHAEKNGFGVVKELVGHGVGLKLHEKPEVPNYGKRGAGIKLEEGMVIAIEPMINAGRAGVKFWDDGWTVSTSDKKPSAHYEHTVAVRKGTPDILSTFDYVENVLKEKNNN; from the coding sequence ATGTCAAAAATCAATTATAAGTCTGTCGAAGAGATAGAACTCATAAGAGAAAGTTCTTTACTTGTTTCAAAAACACTCGGAGAGATAGCTAAGGTTATTGCTCCGGGTGTTAAAACAATTGAACTGGATAAACTTGCCGAAACCTTTATACGGGACAACGGCGGGGTTCCTGCCTTTTTAAACTATCACGGATTTCCTTACTCACTGTGTATTTCGCTGAATGACCAGGTTGTACACGGTTTCCCCGGATCGCATGTTTTAACTGAAGGCGACCTGGTATCGGTTGATTGCGGTGTTGTTTTAAATAAATACTACGGCGATTCGGCTTATACCTTTGCCATTGGCGAAGTAAGCGACCAGGTTAAAAAGCTGATGCGTGTTACGCAGGAATGCTTAAAGCTGGGTGTTGAAAAAGCGGTTGTAGGGATGCGTATAGGTGATATAGGATACGCGGTACAGGAACATGCCGAAAAGAACGGCTTTGGTGTAGTAAAGGAGCTGGTGGGCCATGGTGTAGGGTTAAAACTGCACGAAAAGCCCGAAGTACCTAACTATGGCAAACGCGGTGCCGGTATCAAACTGGAAGAAGGGATGGTTATAGCCATTGAGCCCATGATCAATGCCGGCCGTGCCGGTGTTAAGTTTTGGGATGATGGCTGGACAGTTTCAACATCCGACAAGAAACCTTCGGCACATTACGAGCATACAGTAGCAGTACGCAAAGGTACACCAGACATTTTATCGACGTTTGATTACGTAGAAAATGTTTTAAAAGAAAAAAATAATAATTAA
- the infA gene encoding translation initiation factor IF-1: MAKQSSIEQDGTIREALSNAMFRVELENGHEIIAHISGKMRMHYIKILPGDRVKLEMSPYDLTKGRITYRYK, from the coding sequence ATGGCTAAACAATCTTCGATTGAGCAAGACGGTACAATTAGAGAGGCATTGTCAAATGCAATGTTCAGAGTTGAACTTGAAAATGGTCATGAGATTATAGCGCACATATCGGGCAAAATGCGTATGCACTACATTAAAATTCTTCCTGGCGACAGGGTGAAACTGGAAATGAGTCCATATGATTTAACAAAGGGTAGAATAACCTATAGATATAAATAA